The DNA region CGTTGCCATTATTGGCTGAGTTTTTAAATCAGATTCTTCATGATCTATTCCATGTGCTTCCACCTCGTCCACCTGAACAGATGTGCTTGCTGTCAATTCTTGATCCATGGGCACTGAGTCTCCCTGTTCTAGATCATGTTCCTCCATAAGCTGAGCCTGAACTTCTTCCATTTGTAACTGGTTCACATGTTCCACATCCAGCTCTTCCATGTGTACTTCAGTACCTTGTTCAGTCTGAATGTGTTCAACCTCTAAGTAGCTTATTTCAACCTGCTCTTGTAGCTCTGCTATTTGTTCATGTTTTTCTTGATTATTCTGTATCAAATCTGGATGTACCTGTTCCACAGTCACTTGGGCTGGATCCACCTGGACCTGAATTACAGGCAAGACGTGAAGTTGTTCCACCTGCTCTATAATTGTCATGGACGCCACTGGATCACTGTCCACTGGAAGAATATCCTCAGATACTAGTCGCTCTGAAATGTTGTGCATATCTTGCAGATGCCTCCGGAGTTCACTGCCTTGCATGAACCAAACATCGCATAAGGTACAGTGGTTGGGTTTGTCACCTGTGTGTATTACCAAATGGTCCTTGAACTGATCCCAGCTGTTAAACACACTGTTGCAGACCTGAAAGACCAAAGGCAGAGTGATTTTAGGAAAGCTATTTAAACATTTAACATACAGCTGATGATTTTGGATATTAAAATTCAGTTGATCCAAGAATAAAACAAGTTGATTTAGAACTGGACCACCTCCTGACACATGTCAATCCATTTCAGGTTTTAAGGATTTTTTGCTGAACCCCTGAACTGCAAGGTCTAGAGGAGATTAAATAGAGTGGAACGACCCTGCAAATAGGCTAATCTGGCATCCATttgtccatccttccttccttccttccttccttccttccttccttcccttcccttcccttcccttcccttcctccctccctcaaacAAGGCAATACTTTTTATTTAATGTGCTAAGTCATTATGTCTCTTGGCTCTGTGGATCCTCCCATTAAAAAAACAGAATCATGGTTTAAATATACACAAAGAGATCCTGTCTCGTGGTTCATTGTCCACAGAGAATATTGTTATCCTGATATGACCACAGGCAATGAATTTTTGTTCCCAGCAAGTGGCAGCCTCAACCAGTCTAAGAAGCTAAGCAGCAGTGGGTCCTGCTAGATGGGAGATTTCCAGTAAATGTGATTTAGACTGGAAAATCATcccagaagaaggcaatggcaaactactcccATAGTATAATGTGAGCTGCCAGGAATCCACTGAATTAGATGTAATAAAATATAAGCAATGTAACAAAAAAGCAAACCAAAAGATatgctgggggtggggtgggggaggacatGACATCACCAAAAATCAAACATGTCTGAAGGAGACATAATAAATCTTCTGTTTACTGTAGGGGTATCaaactgcatcagggttgtgtttgatcccAGGGGACTGGGAGTGAGCATggttggggtgggtgtggccagctcgatgtcacttgtcGAGGCtgtgtttttggctgcaatggcctcctgcagccctctgccagcaaatgggctctgtttttggctgagaCAACCTCCTaaagctctctgccagcaaaaacagaggttggggggggggcactgcccgggctccatttttgctggcagaaggctgcaagAGACTGTcatagccaaaaacggagctcaagaaGGCCATGTAggggcactgcaggctggtccttcgctgtttccagggtggccccacgggccagatctaagcaccccggcccgcaggccttgcgtttgacactcctggtttgCTGAATACAGAGTAACAGCAAGGAAGTTGAAGAAAAAAATCTGTAGGTTTGCTATAAAAGAGTGGATGAAACAAAAACTAAGCAGTTTTCTTCCTTGTATACAGGGTCAGGGAGTTTTAAGCCttgcaaaatatttaaatatccaTTTTATTCTTTCAAAATCCCCAACTccccatgaaaaaaaaagaggcgCTGTCTTTTCTAGTTTTAAAGCACAGCTCAGGCCACCTAACGGTCAGCACATTCCTGAAGGCCAAAAGGTTGTATTGCTCTAGAGTTGAGGGcaaagtagtattttttttaaaaaaaatcttccacctCTTGGAAGAAATCAATATCTTGGAAGAAGAGCAGCATCAAGGAGATACCCAATAGCCATTCAGGTAGTTCCTCAGCTTTGATCAGTTTCCTAATAGATGCTTAGGCAGGTATGAAAAGAATATTGTTATCCCTCATCTAtcttcagttagaactgaagaaacttctgggatgagaaacaaaacattttcaaagacaaaaaaaccccaaagaaaatCCAGGTTGCCTTtcggaaaaagcatctttgggactctcatctatctattcttTATGTTTTCCTGGtacaaaaatagtttaaaaataagatattaaGTTAAGGAGAGGATCATGTTGTTCCTCCTTAATTTTGCTACTATGCCATTAAGAAATTCAAACCCAATTATTTTCTTTGTTACGAACCTGGCATTCATAAAGCTTCTTCCGTCCCTTTTTAGCACCTGCACCAGACTGGCATGCTGTCAAGTGACATTTGAGGGTGCTGTTTCGAGCAAAACGTTCGTGGCAATTtggacattcaaatggtttttCACCTATCAAGgtaaatagaaacaaaaattcaTTTAAAGACCACCATACAGGATCAGTCATCTATTGCATTCCATCTGTAAGATTAGCACTGTAGATTGCTGCATTGAAAATTAAGACACTATTTACAACTATAAATTCATTCCAGAAATTGAAAAATTTCCTAAGGTAATATTAAGCTATAATGGGCAAATCACTGACATAAGATATGAAAAGATAAAACATTTCTGTTAAGATAATGCCTCAGTTGTGACCACACTGATTAAAGTTGTTGGGAGTTCAAATCAAGGAGAGTTACAAGTATAATACAAAATATCAAATGAAGAACTACATTTCCATTCAATACACTTCATAAATTTGTACATTAATGAAACCATATGAGAACACATATCAAATTAATGTGAAATTTACTTTCATTGTTAATATGGCTGAAACAGTAGTTCCTCAAAGATGTACCAGAAAACCTTACTTCATTTTACACTACTCCTTTAAGTAAAGCCAAAACAAGCAGCTCTCTTAGGATAAAAGACTATTTTGCTTATCTAGTTATTACATTCAATCTAATTATTCAGATTTCTTCaagctcaagaaaaaaaaaaagaacccagcAATTTCCATCTGATTTGTTCAAGTCTTCAACCATGGGACTCTTTCTGGAACTTATATCATAATTCAATGCTCCATGGAGTTTTGTTTCCAGTCAGTATGTATCAACTCACAGAAAAACATAGATTATGCTTACCCAATTTGTTAAATCACTCCAGGAGTAACAAATGTCCTGGCTTGTCTACATCAGTAAACACCACCACTCTGCCACTTCATATAGGAAAATAAACGATAGATAACCAAGACCAAAAGCAAATGTTTTCCTGTTTCTCTTGCAAACCTTGGAATTGAAATCTCACTGTCTGTAGCTTATTCTTGCCTTATGCCTGGAAGAAGTGGCTACAATGGGTGCACAATGGTAGGAAAAGATGTGCTTGGTTCAAAGTTATCTACATTCACATCCTCACACTTCTGAAGCACTTTTTTGCCATTGAATCTAAAGCACTGCACAGCCTTAAGGTATATCGTATTGAAGTAAGAGTTTAGCATCTCTGGGCAGAATTATGGAAAGAGATGTAGCCAGTATACAACTAAAATTGCAGGTACCTGTGTGTTTCCGAAGatgttctttaaaatgtccaaagTGATCAAACTGCTTATCACAGTATTGGCAAACGTGTATTTTTTTGCCAggtctttgttttttgtttgctcCACCTTCATCAAGGTGGTAACAAGTAAGGTGCTGCTTCAACGCACTCTCACGCAAGTATCTTTTGTTGCATAGGTCACACTTGTAGCTTTCGGTGGAATGTGTTTTCATATGCTCCTTAAAGTGGTAAAGGAATTTAAATGTGCGATTGCACTTTTCACAATGGAAAAGATTGTTGACATGCGACAGCTGAAGTTCCATGATCTCAATGCCTTCCACATGTTTGCCCATTGGATCAGATAAGTTGTTACATTCCTCCtgaatttcatttttcctttctccaTGGCGGAACTTGCTCGTGATATCTGCCAGAAGAGCCAAAGCAGAGTCATCTGAAGTACCTGTAGTCTGTATGTACTTTATTGGCTGTTCACCAGAAGCCACTTCCTCAAGAGACTCAATGTTATTTTCCTCCACATCCAGAGCTCCTTCGGTAATCTCCACCTCAATTTCAACTGGTTCAGATTCTGCACAAGGCAGTGTTTCAGTAATAACATTAGAGGTCTCTGCTATCTTCCtctttttggctttatttttatcTTGAACTTGATTTGATTCAAGCGATGATGTGTTTTCCTTGTTCCTAGAGAAGATCATGAAGGACATAGTAAGGCATGAAAAACGAAAAGAGTCAAAGTAAGTTGGCTATTGATATAGGGCTGAACAAGAAACAGGATTAAAGTTAAGTGCTGCAACACTGCTAAAGAACCAATGCTTTGCTATACCTAGACTTGATAGCAGGCATGTATTCTCCTTAAAGGGAAGGATTGGGGAAATGAAAATTGCTCATAAGCAATTCCTGATACTTAAACAAGATTAAATCATAAGGGAAAAGGATGTCCACAATATTGTCCATTGCAATATATGCAACTTCTACCAACATATCAATGCTATGTAAGTTTATTCAGGTTTCAGTCCTATGATGATTGATTTGTCAAATGCTAGTTTGTAAGGGAAAGAGATTTCAAAGCTTTTCTGAACATTGGTACCATGTTAGGAACAGACTCCCAGAATTTTGGGGTAAAGTTTCTGATCAGAATGTTCCTTCATTTGCACATTTGTGATGCGGTAGCCAATCAGAATCACAAATACTCATGTTGAATAGCACTTTAATACCTTTAACAAGAAGACTGTGTAATAATATTGCTATATCAGATTTAAAATATCCTGCATTTTATTAGTTAAGAaggttctttcttcttctattggCTTTGTCTCCCATTTTCCACTTTTCTAGAATTCCAGCACTAATGGTTGAGCATTCCATGTTGTTTAAGCATAAGCTTTCtctacttattttccaaagtctGGTGTTTTGGAGATAAGGCTTGTACTTCTTTCCCAGTTAACGTGTAGTAATATTCCCGGATGTCCCATTAGTATCTACCAGCCTTGAGTGGGCAGTTACAGAAACTTTGTGGTTGTCTATAATAGTGCTTCCCAACCTGGAGAACTTAACATGTACAAAACATGTTACAAAAAAACCCAGCCAGCTTGCtgactgcagaattctgggagttgaggtccatgcAACTTAAGTGGCCATGGTTAAGAAGCATTGGTTTAGACATTCCTTTACAGTTGAGTAATACAAGTTACTTTTCCACTAGCCATGGTTTGTGATGACCCAAGTACTTGGGAATTTCTCCACCCAGTCCTTGCTCAATTCTCTCCCACAATTCCCATGCTAGTAAGCTGACACTCCTTgttctctcttcataaattgataAAATTTTATGTGGCTATATTCCCTGGTTAAGTCTTATCAGGGAAGAGGATATAGGGCAAGGCAGGACTCCTCCCAATAGTTGGTATCCACTTACAATGCCACATAGCCTTAGCTGGCACTGGTAGAAATACTATATTAAACGCTGGTGGTGTTCACCAGCATAATGTTAACACAATCTCTATAtttcaatcttttatttttatcactTTTACAACCGTATCAGCCTGGCAAATTCTTCCAGAATCAGCTAGTCTATCTATCTGCTGATTCCTATCAACTGTTATTTCTAATCTCTCATTCTTTCTATTGTACCTAAGTGCATCTGTCTTTGTCTCAGTCATGATTTTATGCTTATTTTCCATGGCGACTTCTCCATACAGAAAATGGTCTCCCTTTTTTCAACATTATCCACCGACTACACTTTTTTCTGTAAGCTCCTTAAATCCCTAGCTCTCTTCTTAACTTATTTCGTCCTGATTATGCTTTCCTCCCATCCAACTGGGTTGCCAGGGGTGCAAGCTCGAATTCAGATTCGATTCCCAGAATAACATACCCCAGCTATTTCTTTATAAAGCCTGGTCCTCTATGATCAAATACGTTCTGCCCAGTTCATTTAGACTGCAAGCTCTTTGAAGGGAGACCATAACTCTTCTGCATTCTGCAAAACATTAAATAGTAGTGCTTGGCTTTCAACAACATTTTATTCTACAAACATTAAAACTGTACAGAGAGGGTAATTCACTAACAGACGTGGAATCCTCTTGCCATCCAGATATTGTTAGGCTTCAGTTGTCCTCAGTCCAAGACACCGTGGCTAACTATCAGAGACTATGGGAGATGAAGGCCAGCAATATCACAATGATAACCCCTAGTTCCTCATCTCAGCTTATTGCATTAGGACAGTAGATTTTATCATCTATTGTTTGTTTCAACTTACATATGTTCAGCATCATAAAGTCTACTTTACTGTGCAGCCTAAATGCCTTCAAGCAAATCAAGAATCATGCTTGGCCCAACTATATGTTATGGTTTTTCCAGGATGCACATATTTTAGATTGGGAACATGTGCTTAAAAAGAATATACAGGAAAATGAATAAACCTCACAGTTTCTCCTGGGAGTAAGAATTGAGTGTGTTTCTCTATCAAATTGCCTTTTCAGCTGCAAACACTGCAAGGTGTATATATAAAATCTCCCAGCAGCACTGTCATATTTCAGAGACATGTCAAAAGTGAATGAAAATGTAATTTGACCACACTCACCTGATTTCAAGTGCTTTAATGGCTTCTAACATCTGAAGATACTCAGCTGCTTTCCAGACATCATTTGCTTCCTCTTCTCCTTGGACCATTAGTTTTGCAGTATATGTAAACTCAATTAAATGACGAAAGGCCATGTTACTTACACCTGATTGTGGACAAAAGACAAAATATAGAACTCGCTCATACATTTTTCACAGATTTGTGGctgtaaaatataatatttgttgCACAAGGGTTGCTTTTCAGGAACATAATATCTAGCACTTTTCTACAACAAATGGTCATTTCctatatttcaaaattaaaagcTATAACATctccaaaaatgaaaaaaataattatagatgTGCACTATGAGAACAGAATGAGAACAGTTATTTTCATACATATCTAAAGCAAAGATGAGCTGACTGTTCAGTATTTTGGGCCTATTTTTATAccaatattcagtatataagttgTCTGGGAGCCAATGTCCTATCATGATTAAAGTGCTAGGGAGCAGAGAGAAAAAGATCTGAGTTTCTTTAAGGCAcggaagccaactgggtgaccttgggccagttactctttcTCAGCCTCATAAAAATTCAAAGCAACTCATCAACTTCCACTGGATTTTTGTAATTGATTATGATCCATAAACTTCACTCTTCAGTACATTGTTTAggttgataaaaataaataaaagttggtTTGGTTTAATGGTTAAGGCCCTGGACTAGGAACAGGGAGTTCTAATCTCGACTTGAGCAAGGAAGCCAGATAAGTGACTTTGGACTAGCCACTCTCAACAAAgggaagaaggcaagggcaaagCCTCTAGACATCCCAAAATGATGCCTAGAAAATTGCATGTCTATGTAATTATCAGATGTTGAAACTGATTTGAAGATGACATCACCATGTAATTAATTTGTAGactcaatattttaaaatctattaaGAATTCTTAGGCAGAAACTAATATTCCAGCCTaagtttattaaaattaattttgataaaattgtgATTATGTAGTCTTGCTGAagtatatagaatattttttgcTGGATCAAGTATTTACATGGCATCTGTCAGTATTCCAACTTTTAATAGGTATCGATGAACTAGAAACTGGTTACTGTTTCATCAttgaagagagccgaggtggtgcagtagttaaatgcagcactgcaggctacttcagctgattgcagttctgcagttcggctgttcaaatctcaccggctcagggttgactcagccttccatccttctgaggtgggtaaaaggaggacccggattgttgttgggggcaatatgctgactctgtaaactgcttagagagggctgaaagccctatgaagcggtatataagtctaactgctattgctattgctattgcaccaggaccttctctctttctcctgaaCTACAAATCgggtttttcaaaaaaatatctaGTGATCTAATGGTCCGTAGTGGAATGAAAACAGAAATCCAAGCTTTGCAAGACAATAAATAAAGATAACTTCACACATTCAAAGATTTGAAAAGGGCAATTTAGTCTCACTCTAGAATGCATGTTTAATGAAGAACAatttgaagattaaaaaaaaaaatcacaacagtCAACTATCCAGCAGCTCCCTAAACACCTTAATTGAAAATAGTTTATTACTTCTTTAATTGTGAAAGTGTTCttactgttaaaaaaaaccccttgcCCTAGCAATCAATTGGAATCTGTCTCCTTGTGATTTAAATCCATTATTCCATGTCCAGAATTTTgggataaagaaaaataaacattggCTTTCTTCTGTGGGACACTCCTTCCAGTTATTTGAAAGGCATTCTCTCTCCTTCAGCTTCTATATTCAAGAACAAATAGGGCAAACTTATTCAGTTTGACTTCATAGGACAAGGTCTCTGATTATCTTCACTGCTTTTATGAATCTATCCCAGTTTGTCCAAAATCTTGGCCTGGAGTGGCTGCTGCTGGTTAGCAGAGGGTGCGTGAGGATGCACAAGTAACAGTTGTAGGGAGTAGTAGCAGGGAGACATGGTACAAACATGGCAGGGCTTGGTGTgacaactgctaggttggaaaaGGAAGGCCTGGTTCAAGCACAAAGAAGCTCAAGAAGGTGCATGTGTACCAGGAAGGCATGGTGCAAGCATGATAGGGCTTGTGGCTGTTGGAGGGCGAGAGAGGTGCACAAATGGCCAGGGAGGTACAATGTGAGGGCAGCAAGGCTCAggaatgatgtgtgtgtgtgtgtgtgtgtgtgtgtgtgtgtctcgaaGGGGAGGAGGATGTGTTGCAAGCCTGGTGAGGGGGAGGCTTGGAATAGCTCCTGCCAGTTGAGGGGTGGGTGTGAATAGCCGAGGATGCTCAGAACAACCACATCATGGTTCAGGAAAGGTATGAGGATGTCCATTGACTGGCTTGTATGAAGCCAACAGGTAAGACTAAACCACAGTCACACAGTGGTGTTGGAGTAGCTGGGACTTAAGAGGACCGGTCATAACCACCACTCCTTCAGCACCATTGTgacttcaaacagttgttaaacaaatgtcGTTAACTGATAATTGCCCGATAATTTTTATTTTGCAGCCAAAAGAGCCAAATAGTATATAGATATAAACTAAAACTTGGCGTTAGATAAAAAAGCTTAACAAATAAACTGATAAATCTTacacaaaacatttaaaactCAAACTATTAATGTGTTACTAAAGAATTGACTTCTAGGATAATTACTAAATTTGGAGAAAAGAGAATgatctttttttccaaattaaaaacaTTCTCCAAGCAGAAGGCATGTTTCACTTGACTGGGACAGAAGTATAACCCGGCAAATACTAGTTCATCAGCCAGAATACTCCTTTGGACCACAAACTGATTTTATCTAGAAAACAGATTTGAAACACTGGAAATAGTTTATAATAATCAATGAGGGTCTCACAGAATATATAAAACAGCATTACAATAGAAATAGTTTAACAATGTTCAATTAGTGTCGAccaagcaagtttttttttaatgcagccaatgaagatacaaaaaaaaaaaagaaaaaagaaaaaaaagaataaggcaTCAGAAAATGTAACACCATCAAAATTAGACTGAATTACAAGTCCTTCTATTCTCTTTCAATATCTTCTGGCCTTTAGCGTACTCCAAGTTTGTTGACAACCCAATGCAACAACTGCATTTATCACTATTCTCACTCTTGTACTTCCAAAATGGAGAATATTGGTTTTGGAGCAACATGTAACAAAAGTAGGGGCAGGGTGGGGGGGCGCAAAAGGTCTTAACAGTCTGGTTGACTTCCAAGATTGATTAAACCTTACTACACAATTCAGTAGTAAGAACTAGTGTAAAGAAAAGTTGCCTGGAGTTAAATCAcagtcagtttttttttcttttgtaatcctGCTATGATATTATGTCTACCAGAGTAGATGGCTTCCAAAGCATTCCATGAGCCCTTTTATATTATATCCCCTAGTATTTCTGTACATGACTGAACCAGTAAATTACCTTCAATTTCTACTAGAGGCTCCTGAGTGAAGTCTTGGAAGAATTTGTAGAAAAACTGACTGCAAGCAGCGAGAACAGCTTTATGAGCTTTAAAATGAtgacctggaaatgaaaaacaaCATCACCATACTATATGAAACCCCATTTTGGATATTACTGGAAGTAAGAAAAAATATGTAATATCAAATTTATGTTAATTGTCTATTGTTGACCAGTCATAGTTCCCCAAAAAACCTGTCCAACAAGACTCTCTTCCTTACACTTACAAGTACTTAACAAGTTTTGCTGTTGTTTCAACTTTATAAAAGAAAGATAGTGCAAATAAAAGCTTTCAGATGACCTGCTGAGAAATTTTAAGTTCTAACACTCCTAAAGatatttgtaatttgttttaaGGAACTAATAGTCTGTAGCGTAACACAATTTGTCTCTTACAAATATGTGAGCTCCAATTCTATGTATATTGATTTTGGTGTCCCAAGCTCCAGAGTTATATATATTTCCTAGATACGTatataataattaattttaaaactttaacCTTTAGGTTAAATGACCCAGGCTCCACCCACTTCATGTAACAGAGCAATCTTATAGCAATTTTGAGAGCAGTTTGATGTAAGATTTGGAACAGAACTGCCAATTTTAAAAGCCTGCTGGCTTCATCTGAGCAGGTGGTGAGAGAGCTCCCTGTTCTACTGCTTGCAGTATGAAGAAATACACTATGCAGGTTTTAGCACAgttaagaggaagaagaaaaactaacaaGACTGGCAAGGAAATCATGGTAAGAAAAAGGGTTGCTACCCTCCAAGGAGAATTTTagaagtatctctctctctcttttctccccctcccccactccctctaCCTTTCACCAAATCCAACAGTTCTTCATCCAGCTTTACAGGTGGCAGAGAATTACTCCTTaaataatttcaattttaatttataaCCAGATACTTCAGATTAACGTTTCTGTGGAGTAGACCTGGACTGAAGCGTGTCTAATTTGATTTTGTTTGCATCATCATAACATACCATCCACAATCAAAGTGATGTCTGTAAATTGATCCTGTTCCCGCTGTTCATTTAATCTGTCCAAAATTACTTTATAATGTTCTGGAAATTCCTGAATACAATCCATCGTCTCTTCAGCTTCCATGGCTAATAAATTTGTCTAGGAAAAAGATCAGGAAAAAGTGGACATGGATTTTTGCCAA from Thamnophis elegans isolate rThaEle1 chromosome 3, rThaEle1.pri, whole genome shotgun sequence includes:
- the ZNF131 gene encoding zinc finger protein 131 isoform X2, translating into MEAEETMDCIQEFPEHYKVILDRLNEQREQDQFTDITLIVDGHHFKAHKAVLAACSQFFYKFFQDFTQEPLVEIEGVSNMAFRHLIEFTYTAKLMVQGEEEANDVWKAAEYLQMLEAIKALEIRNKENTSSLESNQVQDKNKAKKRKIAETSNVITETLPCAESEPVEIEVEITEGALDVEENNIESLEEVASGEQPIKYIQTTGTSDDSALALLADITSKFRHGERKNEIQEECNNLSDPMGKHVEGIEIMELQLSHVNNLFHCEKCNRTFKFLYHFKEHMKTHSTESYKCDLCNKRYLRESALKQHLTCYHLDEGGANKKQRPGKKIHVCQYCDKQFDHFGHFKEHLRKHTGEKPFECPNCHERFARNSTLKCHLTACQSGAGAKKGRKKLYECQVCNSVFNSWDQFKDHLVIHTGDKPNHCTLCDVWFMQGSELRRHLQDMHNISERLVSEDILPVDSDPVASMTIIEQVEQLHVLPVIQVQVDPAQVTVEQVHPDLIQNNQEKHEQIAELQEQVEISYLEVEHIQTEQGTEVHMEELDVEHVNQLQMEEVQAQLMEEHDLEQGDSVPMDQELTASTSVQVDEVEAHGIDHEESDLKTQPIMATQEEKAES
- the ZNF131 gene encoding zinc finger protein 131 isoform X1 → MAGAGNCRLTYVQCCSYGQTNLLAMEAEETMDCIQEFPEHYKVILDRLNEQREQDQFTDITLIVDGHHFKAHKAVLAACSQFFYKFFQDFTQEPLVEIEGVSNMAFRHLIEFTYTAKLMVQGEEEANDVWKAAEYLQMLEAIKALEIRNKENTSSLESNQVQDKNKAKKRKIAETSNVITETLPCAESEPVEIEVEITEGALDVEENNIESLEEVASGEQPIKYIQTTGTSDDSALALLADITSKFRHGERKNEIQEECNNLSDPMGKHVEGIEIMELQLSHVNNLFHCEKCNRTFKFLYHFKEHMKTHSTESYKCDLCNKRYLRESALKQHLTCYHLDEGGANKKQRPGKKIHVCQYCDKQFDHFGHFKEHLRKHTGEKPFECPNCHERFARNSTLKCHLTACQSGAGAKKGRKKLYECQVCNSVFNSWDQFKDHLVIHTGDKPNHCTLCDVWFMQGSELRRHLQDMHNISERLVSEDILPVDSDPVASMTIIEQVEQLHVLPVIQVQVDPAQVTVEQVHPDLIQNNQEKHEQIAELQEQVEISYLEVEHIQTEQGTEVHMEELDVEHVNQLQMEEVQAQLMEEHDLEQGDSVPMDQELTASTSVQVDEVEAHGIDHEESDLKTQPIMATQEEKAES